GATCTTGAGGAAATCCTTCGTCTTGTGCCCTTCGAGCGGAAGGGCGTCCACCACGGCCAGGGAGTTCCCGCTCAGCTTCGCCGACAGCGCCGAGCGCATCGCCCCCCGCAGCTTCTTGCGCGGAAAGCGGTAGCCGTAGTCCCTGGGCTTCGGGCCGTGAACCGTCCCGCCGTGCCGCCACAGGGGGCTGCGGGCGCTGCCGATGCGCGCGCGGCCGGTTCCCTTCTGCCGCCACAGCTTCTTTCCGCTCCCGCTCACCTCGCCCCGGACCTTGGTGCAGGCCGTTCCGGCGCGGAGCGAATCATTGTAGTGCTTCACCGCTTCCCATATGAGGGGCT
This region of Acidobacteriota bacterium genomic DNA includes:
- the rplD gene encoding 50S ribosomal protein L4; amino-acid sequence: MAEIEVKNLANEVVGKIELSDEVFKADFNQPLIWEAVKHYNDSLRAGTACTKVRGEVSGSGKKLWRQKGTGRARIGSARSPLWRHGGTVHGPKPRDYGYRFPRKKLRGAMRSALSAKLSGNSLAVVDALPLEGHKTKDFLKILKGFGFTGKILVVDSSGDRNLLLALRNLPGVKLVPGTGVNIYDVVNSNVLLFSKDAILKVQEVLSR